One segment of Streptomyces sp. NA02950 DNA contains the following:
- a CDS encoding HNH endonuclease family protein translates to MGRGTAVVLAALLAVAGCRPGGGGDAGRSDEGGGPGSGRPSGPALSAVASLTVKGRAPKTGYERSAFGSSWVDTDDNGCGTRDDILKRDLAKVRFRGGHCLVASGTLDDDPYTGRSMRFVRGHSKVDIDHVVALSDAWQKGAGQWDRDKRVAFANDPLNLIAVDASANRGKGDGDAATWLPPNKAYRCDYVAHQVAVKKKYGVWVTRAEKDAMTRVLNRCPDAKLPARGGR, encoded by the coding sequence GTGGGGCGGGGAACCGCGGTGGTGCTGGCCGCGCTGCTCGCCGTGGCCGGCTGCCGGCCCGGCGGGGGCGGGGACGCGGGCAGGTCGGACGAGGGCGGCGGGCCGGGGAGCGGGCGGCCGTCCGGACCGGCGCTCTCCGCTGTGGCGTCGCTCACGGTCAAGGGGCGGGCGCCGAAGACGGGTTACGAACGCAGTGCCTTCGGCAGCTCGTGGGTGGACACCGACGACAACGGCTGCGGGACGCGCGACGACATCCTCAAGCGGGATCTGGCGAAGGTGCGGTTCCGCGGCGGGCACTGCCTGGTCGCCTCCGGCACGCTGGACGACGATCCGTACACCGGCCGCAGCATGCGGTTCGTGCGCGGCCACAGCAAGGTCGACATCGACCATGTGGTGGCGCTCTCCGACGCCTGGCAGAAGGGGGCGGGGCAGTGGGACCGGGACAAGCGGGTGGCGTTCGCCAACGATCCGCTGAATCTGATCGCGGTGGACGCCTCCGCCAACCGCGGCAAGGGCGACGGGGACGCGGCGACCTGGTTGCCGCCCAACAAGGCGTACCGCTGTGACTATGTGGCGCACCAGGTCGCGGTGAAGAAGAAGTACGGGGTGTGGGTGACCCGGGCCGAGAAGGACGCGATGACGCGGGTGCTGAACCGGTGCCCGGACGCCAAGCTGCCCGCGCGCGGCGGCCGTTAG